The following proteins are co-located in the Nocardioides piscis genome:
- a CDS encoding ABC transporter permease subunit encodes MNATITKLALQALLGRRRFWLLLALPLALVGLTLLIRTLSSDSEAAWPMVSVLGYPLVLPLVAILAASSVLGPEVDDGSIVYLLSKPVNRHAVAISKWVVAWAATLVVGSLGVLAAGLVAGGGEQATAWWVASLVAGTTYSALFLALSAITRHAVVVGLVFVLVWEGLAGGFLSGVAWLSIGQWGIRIGHEVSASLDDPANLLWSVLASVAVTLGGVWFAGDRLRSFSLTGDE; translated from the coding sequence ATGAACGCAACCATCACCAAGCTCGCGCTCCAGGCCCTGCTGGGGCGCCGTCGCTTCTGGCTGCTGCTCGCCCTGCCACTGGCGCTCGTGGGGCTGACGCTGCTCATCCGCACTCTCTCCTCCGACAGCGAGGCGGCCTGGCCGATGGTCAGCGTCCTGGGCTATCCCCTGGTCCTGCCCCTCGTCGCCATCCTCGCTGCGTCCTCCGTGCTGGGTCCGGAGGTCGACGACGGGTCGATCGTCTATCTCCTCTCCAAGCCGGTCAACCGGCACGCGGTCGCGATCTCGAAGTGGGTGGTCGCCTGGGCCGCCACCCTCGTCGTCGGCTCGCTCGGCGTGCTGGCGGCGGGGCTCGTCGCCGGTGGCGGTGAGCAGGCGACAGCCTGGTGGGTCGCCTCGTTGGTGGCCGGGACGACGTACTCCGCGCTGTTCCTCGCGCTGTCGGCGATCACCCGGCATGCGGTGGTCGTCGGACTCGTCTTCGTCCTGGTCTGGGAGGGGCTGGCTGGCGGCTTCCTCAGCGGGGTCGCGTGGCTGAGCATCGGCCAGTGGGGGATCCGGATCGGCCACGAGGTCTCGGCGTCGCTGGACGACCCGGCCAACCTGCTGTGGTCGGTGCTGGCCAGCGTCGCAGTCACCCTCGGCGGCGTGTGGTTCGCGGGCGACCGGCTGCGGTCGTTCTCGCTGACCGGCGACGAGTGA
- a CDS encoding cytochrome P450 — MGDQVDAEDAHEWQDPRSTYDALRSRCPVAHQADGSWMVLRHAEVVAAATDPQTFSSRVTTRRAIPNSLDGDDHAAFRAVVDRYLTDERVAREEEQCRAHAAAIVDALPRGVTVKTIASVGTPYAVRSQCTWLGWPADLEDRLVEWIRDNHAASRSGDRDRTREVAERFDHIIRELLDLRRDDEAAADVTSELLRDTVDGRPLTTDEIVSVLRNWTAGDLGSLATSVGVLVHFLASTPEVQRQVRALVSHDDRAALDAAVEEILRIDDPFVSNRRIATRAVELGGEDIAEGGRVLLNWTAANRDPLVFGDPDRYDPVGNAADNLVFGAGPHVCPGRALTLMELRVMLEELLRRTTWIELAPDRPQVRETPPMGGWARVPIVLR; from the coding sequence GTGGGAGACCAGGTCGACGCTGAGGACGCCCACGAGTGGCAGGACCCGCGATCCACCTATGACGCCCTGCGCTCCAGGTGTCCCGTGGCGCACCAGGCCGACGGCAGCTGGATGGTCCTGCGGCACGCCGAGGTCGTCGCGGCGGCGACGGACCCGCAGACGTTCTCGAGTCGGGTGACCACGCGCCGCGCCATCCCCAACAGCCTGGATGGAGACGACCACGCCGCCTTCCGGGCCGTCGTCGACCGATATCTGACCGACGAGCGGGTCGCGCGCGAGGAGGAGCAGTGCCGAGCGCATGCAGCAGCCATCGTCGACGCCCTGCCTCGCGGGGTGACGGTGAAGACCATCGCCAGTGTCGGCACGCCGTATGCCGTGCGCTCACAGTGCACCTGGCTCGGGTGGCCCGCGGACCTCGAGGACCGGCTGGTCGAGTGGATCCGCGACAACCACGCGGCGTCGAGGTCGGGAGACCGGGACCGGACGAGAGAGGTGGCCGAGCGGTTCGACCACATCATCCGCGAGCTGCTCGACCTCCGTCGCGACGACGAGGCTGCCGCCGACGTCACCAGTGAGCTCCTGCGAGACACCGTCGACGGCCGGCCGCTGACCACCGACGAGATCGTCTCCGTCCTCCGCAACTGGACGGCCGGCGACCTCGGGTCCCTGGCCACCTCGGTCGGCGTGCTCGTCCACTTCCTGGCATCCACGCCCGAGGTCCAGCGACAGGTCCGAGCACTGGTCTCCCACGACGACCGCGCCGCCCTCGACGCGGCGGTCGAGGAGATCCTGCGGATCGACGACCCGTTCGTCTCCAACCGCCGGATCGCAACGCGGGCCGTCGAGCTCGGGGGCGAGGACATCGCAGAGGGCGGACGGGTGCTGCTGAACTGGACGGCGGCCAACCGCGATCCGCTGGTCTTCGGAGATCCCGACCGCTACGACCCTGTCGGCAACGCCGCCGACAACCTGGTGTTCGGGGCCGGGCCGCACGTGTGCCCCGGCCGCGCCCTGACGCTGATGGAGCTCCGGGTGATGCTCGAGGAGCTGCTGCGCCGGACCACCTGGATCGAGCTCGCACCCGATCGCCCGCAGGTCAGGGAGACGCCGCCCATGGGCGGCTGGGCGCGAGTGCCGATCGTGCTGCGCTGA
- a CDS encoding helix-turn-helix transcriptional regulator → MENNRLARTSPPPGHGPRPSSGRVRAPLSRSRASLLDALLAQNEPTTLAALVASSGLHANTVREHLDGLVRDGYAHRRTAAPTGRGRPAWLYQAIGSDAAASPEYAGLAAALAATIHRTSSNPVEDATAAGREWGQEIARERGAQPSSSAIAARREVVSLLDEVGFAPQADARSSVVRLTRCPLLEAANKYPDVVCGVHLGLAQGALEAYGADTEGTELVPFAEPGACRLHLTRRDA, encoded by the coding sequence GTGGAAAATAATCGCCTCGCGCGCACCTCGCCACCCCCCGGTCACGGGCCCCGCCCGAGCAGCGGCCGGGTCCGGGCGCCACTGTCCAGGTCACGCGCCTCGCTGCTCGACGCACTGCTGGCCCAGAACGAGCCGACCACCCTCGCGGCGCTCGTCGCCAGCTCCGGACTGCACGCCAACACGGTGCGCGAGCACCTCGACGGTCTCGTCCGCGACGGCTACGCCCACCGCCGTACGGCCGCCCCCACCGGTCGGGGACGACCCGCCTGGCTCTATCAGGCGATCGGCAGCGACGCGGCTGCGTCGCCGGAATATGCAGGCCTCGCCGCGGCCCTGGCCGCGACCATCCACCGGACGAGCAGCAACCCGGTCGAGGACGCCACCGCCGCCGGCCGGGAGTGGGGCCAGGAGATCGCGCGCGAGCGTGGAGCCCAGCCCAGCTCGAGCGCGATCGCAGCGAGACGAGAGGTCGTCTCCCTGCTCGACGAGGTCGGGTTCGCCCCGCAGGCAGACGCCCGCAGCTCGGTGGTCCGGCTCACCCGGTGCCCGTTGCTGGAGGCGGCGAACAAATATCCCGACGTCGTCTGTGGTGTGCACCTCGGCCTCGCCCAGGGCGCACTCGAGGCGTACGGCGCCGACACCGAGGGCACCGAGCTGGTGCCGTTCGCCGAGCCCGGCGCCTGCCGCCTGCACCTGACGCGGCGTGACGCATGA
- a CDS encoding multicopper oxidase domain-containing protein: MTRPDKRGFWPLRDLPVLFWLAATVVITLVHPFVPAPRWLMIHLLLLGAVSHAILVWSRYFTDALLHSADEDRQGQNRRLLLLNGGVVLVVAGVPSDVWLLTLAGATAVATAVLWHGWTILRQLRTALPARFGPSVRFYVAAACFLPVGAGLGTALARGLGDPLHTRLAVAHAAVNLLGWVGLTVVGTLVTLWPTMLRTRIAAGSERASARALPVLVGSIVVAAGGAGAGLRPVAALGIAMYVAGLLVMAPAFADTLRRKPPSSFPAWSVLAGVTWLVGALSTLGLGIALASSWQRVDEVFGWLTPFLAAGFGAQVLLGALSYLVPVALGGGPTPVRAASAVLDRGAPLRLVAANAGLLLCALPVPSVVRVLASVLVLLALGATLPLLLLAVRASHRARSETPPADRGRTPETHGRPAGQVAGLAATGLALAVMTVAVGVAVDPAAIGASGGASAAAGVAASGGTTTAEVKAQGMRFVPDKISVPAGNRLVIVLTNTDDDVHDLVLDTGADSGRLTPGETARIDVGVVGRGLEGWCSVIGHKQMGMVLAVEVTGTAIPAADTSGDHSSHEHGPAGSSAGHFPEVDDHEDDAELDDTASTPATDHLDLMADPAPGFEARDATLPPLPSGRVHRRTFVVRDVEREVAPGVTQRLWTFNGTAPGPVLRGQVGDRFEITLVNRGSIGHSIDFHAGALAPERPMRTIAPGKSLTYEFRANRAGIWMYHCSTMPMSAHIANGLFGAVVIEPPDLPRVDRTYVLVQSELFLGDQGGEVDMTKLAAEDPDLVVFNGVANQYDHEPLTARVGERVRVWVLDAGPNRATSFHVVGGQFDTTWSEGSYLLRRGTGGAQSLGLQAAQGGFVELTFPEAGDYPFVSHVMVDAERGAHGLFRVAR; this comes from the coding sequence GTGACGCGGCCCGACAAGCGTGGCTTCTGGCCACTGCGCGACCTGCCGGTGCTGTTCTGGTTGGCCGCCACGGTCGTGATCACGCTGGTGCACCCGTTCGTGCCGGCGCCCCGCTGGCTGATGATCCACCTGCTGCTGCTCGGCGCAGTCAGCCACGCCATCCTGGTCTGGAGCAGATATTTCACCGACGCGCTCCTGCACTCGGCCGACGAGGACCGTCAGGGCCAGAACCGGCGACTGCTCCTCCTCAACGGCGGCGTGGTCCTCGTCGTGGCCGGCGTCCCGTCCGACGTCTGGCTCCTGACCCTGGCCGGAGCGACCGCCGTCGCCACCGCTGTGCTGTGGCACGGCTGGACGATCCTGCGCCAGCTGCGGACAGCGCTCCCGGCCCGCTTCGGCCCGTCCGTCCGCTTCTATGTGGCGGCTGCGTGCTTCCTGCCCGTCGGGGCCGGCCTCGGCACGGCGCTCGCACGCGGGCTCGGCGACCCGCTGCACACCCGGCTGGCAGTCGCCCACGCTGCGGTCAACCTGCTCGGCTGGGTCGGCCTGACCGTCGTCGGCACCCTGGTGACCCTGTGGCCGACGATGCTCCGGACCCGGATCGCGGCTGGCTCCGAGCGGGCATCGGCCCGCGCCCTGCCGGTGCTGGTCGGCTCGATCGTCGTCGCGGCGGGGGGTGCAGGCGCCGGCCTGCGGCCCGTCGCCGCCCTGGGCATCGCGATGTATGTCGCCGGGTTGCTGGTGATGGCGCCCGCGTTCGCCGACACCCTGCGCCGCAAGCCGCCGTCATCGTTCCCCGCCTGGTCGGTGCTGGCCGGTGTCACCTGGCTGGTGGGCGCCCTGTCCACGCTCGGGCTGGGCATCGCGCTCGCCTCCTCCTGGCAGCGCGTGGACGAGGTGTTCGGCTGGCTGACGCCGTTCCTGGCCGCGGGCTTCGGCGCGCAGGTGCTGCTCGGCGCCCTGTCCTACCTCGTCCCGGTCGCCCTCGGTGGCGGCCCGACGCCCGTCCGGGCGGCCAGTGCGGTCCTGGACCGGGGCGCGCCCCTGCGGCTGGTCGCCGCCAACGCCGGCCTGCTGTTGTGCGCCCTGCCGGTGCCCAGCGTCGTGCGGGTGCTGGCGTCGGTGCTCGTCCTCCTCGCCCTCGGCGCAACGCTGCCGCTGCTCCTGCTGGCGGTTCGGGCGTCGCACCGCGCCAGGTCCGAGACACCGCCCGCGGACCGCGGCCGCACCCCGGAGACGCACGGCCGGCCCGCCGGGCAGGTGGCCGGCCTGGCCGCGACCGGCCTCGCCCTCGCAGTCATGACGGTGGCCGTGGGCGTCGCCGTGGACCCCGCCGCCATCGGCGCCAGTGGTGGCGCCTCGGCGGCCGCGGGTGTTGCGGCCAGTGGCGGAACCACGACCGCGGAGGTGAAGGCGCAGGGCATGCGCTTCGTGCCCGACAAGATCTCGGTGCCGGCCGGCAACCGGCTCGTGATCGTGCTGACCAACACCGACGACGACGTCCACGACCTGGTGCTCGACACCGGGGCCGACAGCGGCCGCCTCACCCCCGGCGAGACCGCGCGCATCGACGTCGGCGTTGTCGGGCGCGGGCTCGAGGGCTGGTGCTCGGTGATCGGGCACAAGCAGATGGGCATGGTGCTCGCCGTCGAGGTGACCGGCACCGCCATCCCCGCCGCTGACACGTCCGGGGACCACTCGTCCCACGAGCACGGTCCGGCCGGCAGCAGTGCCGGCCACTTCCCCGAGGTGGACGATCACGAGGACGACGCTGAGCTCGACGACACTGCGTCCACGCCGGCCACCGACCACCTCGACCTGATGGCCGACCCGGCACCGGGCTTCGAGGCGCGCGACGCGACGCTGCCGCCGTTGCCATCAGGCCGGGTGCATCGCCGGACGTTCGTGGTCCGTGACGTCGAGCGAGAGGTCGCACCTGGGGTGACCCAGCGGCTGTGGACCTTCAACGGGACCGCGCCCGGCCCGGTGCTGCGCGGTCAGGTGGGCGACCGGTTCGAGATCACCCTGGTCAATCGGGGCTCGATCGGTCACTCGATCGACTTCCACGCCGGAGCGCTGGCACCCGAGCGACCGATGCGGACCATCGCTCCGGGCAAGTCGCTCACCTACGAGTTCCGCGCGAACCGTGCAGGGATCTGGATGTATCACTGCTCCACGATGCCGATGTCGGCCCACATCGCCAACGGTCTGTTCGGAGCGGTGGTCATCGAGCCGCCCGACCTGCCCCGTGTGGACCGCACCTATGTGTTGGTGCAGTCCGAGCTCTTCCTCGGCGACCAGGGCGGAGAGGTCGACATGACCAAGCTCGCCGCCGAGGACCCCGACCTCGTCGTCTTCAACGGGGTCGCCAACCAGTACGACCACGAACCCCTGACCGCCCGCGTCGGCGAGCGGGTCCGGGTGTGGGTCCTCGACGCCGGACCCAACCGTGCGACGTCGTTCCACGTCGTCGGCGGCCAGTTCGACACCACCTGGTCCGAGGGGAGCTATCTGCTCCGCCGCGGCACGGGTGGCGCCCAGAGCCTGGGACTGCAGGCGGCGCAGGGCGGGTTCGTGGAGCTGACCTTCCCCGAGGCGGGCGACTACCCGTTCGTCTCGCACGTCATGGTCGATGCCGAGCGGGGTGCCCACGGGTTGTTCCGCGTGGCGCGCTGA
- a CDS encoding GtrA family protein, with protein sequence MVPRLLRAAIDRDADLVVASRYVGDGDADGLSSWMRSLVSLGSGRLAKAFFPRRLQQITDPMSGLFLVRRAALDLETFNPIGFKILLEIAVRLAPLKVLEVPFVFAERHAGESKASLREGMRFARHLLRLKTSVSSSWFRMAGVGTVGGTGIAVNTAALWLFMEHAGLGLAMAALLATQLSTAWNFVLCDRLVYQRRRQGGWMRSFVSYALLNNLSLLIRLPLMGVLIAQLAMDYRVANIATLLLVFVARFAVVDRTIYRGVPA encoded by the coding sequence ATGGTGCCGCGCCTCCTGCGCGCCGCCATCGACCGTGACGCCGACCTCGTGGTTGCGAGCCGCTACGTCGGCGACGGTGACGCCGACGGGTTGTCGTCGTGGATGCGCAGCCTCGTCTCACTGGGCTCCGGCCGATTGGCGAAGGCGTTCTTCCCCCGGCGGCTGCAGCAGATCACCGACCCCATGAGCGGGCTGTTCCTGGTCCGCCGAGCGGCACTGGATCTCGAGACGTTCAACCCGATCGGCTTCAAGATCCTGCTGGAGATCGCGGTCCGGCTGGCGCCCCTGAAGGTGCTGGAGGTGCCTTTCGTCTTCGCTGAGCGCCACGCAGGCGAGAGCAAGGCGTCGCTCCGCGAAGGAATGAGGTTCGCGCGTCACCTGCTGCGCCTCAAGACCAGCGTGTCGAGCAGCTGGTTCCGCATGGCCGGCGTCGGAACTGTCGGGGGGACCGGGATCGCGGTCAACACCGCCGCGCTCTGGCTGTTCATGGAGCACGCAGGACTCGGCCTCGCGATGGCGGCCCTGCTCGCGACCCAGCTCTCGACAGCGTGGAACTTCGTGCTGTGCGATCGGCTCGTCTACCAACGCCGACGCCAGGGCGGCTGGATGCGGAGCTTCGTGTCCTACGCCCTGCTCAACAACCTCAGCCTGCTGATCCGGCTGCCGCTGATGGGCGTCCTGATCGCCCAGCTCGCCATGGACTACCGCGTCGCCAACATCGCGACGCTCCTGCTCGTGTTCGTCGCCCGGTTCGCGGTCGTGGACCGCACCATCTATCGAGGAGTACCCGCATGA
- a CDS encoding ArnT family glycosyltransferase yields the protein MSLLDDRKAAQHAPAHHPQDVSREPRTSGSGLLAGVLILGLVVRLAWINSVGFNSDEAVYAGQAASIAGDEELFPYFPIFRAHPLLFQTTVSLAYQFGTSDVLGRLVSVAFGMATIVLTYYLGRTMYGPRAGLLAALVIAVMPYQVVVTRQVLLDGAMVTFSTLALLMTAMYGKTRHGGWLVAAGAALGLTCLTKETGVLLVGSVYAFLALAQHLGTRVRTAVLALSVWLVVFAPYPVSLKFADRGETGQNFLAWQLFRRPNHDWKFYAEVVPPAIGWGVVAVAVAAVVVSRKRWSWRETLLVCWIAVPIVVFEIWAVKGFQYLLPISTPVAVLAAMGVVRLTAHVGRWRTPVTVAMVAAVFLSCLVPTIARIRPSESDTFLAGSGGVPGGRETGHWIRDNVPEGAQMLALGPSMANIIEFYGRRRVYGLSVSTNPLNRNPTYQPIPNPDLAIRRNTLQYLVWDSFSAGRSPFYSARMRRYVERYNGRAIHTESVSVRGRDGETVTKPVIIVYEVRP from the coding sequence GTGAGCTTGCTAGATGACCGGAAGGCTGCTCAGCACGCGCCGGCACACCATCCGCAGGACGTCTCGCGGGAGCCCAGGACCTCCGGTTCTGGGCTCCTAGCGGGTGTCCTGATCCTGGGCCTGGTCGTTCGACTGGCCTGGATCAACTCCGTCGGCTTCAACAGCGACGAGGCCGTCTATGCGGGTCAGGCCGCGTCCATCGCCGGGGACGAGGAGCTGTTCCCCTACTTCCCGATCTTCCGCGCCCACCCCTTGCTGTTCCAGACCACGGTTTCGTTGGCCTACCAGTTCGGGACCAGCGACGTCCTCGGCCGCCTGGTCTCGGTGGCGTTCGGCATGGCGACGATCGTGCTCACCTACTACCTCGGGCGCACGATGTACGGCCCCCGCGCCGGCCTGCTCGCCGCACTCGTGATCGCCGTGATGCCCTACCAGGTGGTGGTCACGCGCCAGGTGCTCCTGGACGGGGCGATGGTCACCTTCTCGACGCTGGCTCTGCTGATGACCGCCATGTATGGCAAGACACGTCACGGTGGGTGGCTGGTGGCGGCCGGGGCCGCGCTCGGGCTGACCTGTCTCACCAAGGAGACCGGTGTGCTGCTGGTGGGCAGCGTCTATGCCTTCCTGGCCCTCGCCCAACACCTCGGAACGAGGGTGCGAACGGCAGTGCTGGCACTGAGCGTCTGGTTGGTGGTGTTCGCTCCCTACCCGGTGTCGCTCAAGTTCGCCGACCGCGGCGAGACCGGTCAGAACTTCCTGGCCTGGCAGCTCTTCCGCAGGCCGAACCATGACTGGAAGTTCTATGCCGAGGTCGTGCCGCCCGCGATCGGCTGGGGTGTCGTCGCTGTCGCCGTCGCCGCGGTCGTCGTCTCCCGGAAGCGGTGGAGCTGGCGGGAGACGCTGCTGGTCTGTTGGATCGCTGTCCCGATCGTCGTGTTCGAGATCTGGGCGGTGAAGGGTTTCCAATACCTCCTCCCGATCAGCACGCCGGTCGCGGTGCTCGCGGCGATGGGCGTCGTCAGGCTCACGGCACACGTCGGCAGGTGGCGCACCCCTGTCACGGTGGCCATGGTCGCAGCCGTCTTCCTCAGCTGCCTGGTCCCCACGATCGCCCGCATCCGTCCGTCCGAGAGCGACACCTTCCTCGCCGGCAGCGGTGGGGTTCCGGGCGGGCGTGAGACCGGGCACTGGATCCGCGACAACGTCCCCGAAGGGGCCCAGATGCTCGCCCTCGGACCGTCCATGGCGAACATCATCGAGTTCTACGGGCGGCGCCGGGTCTACGGGTTGTCGGTCAGCACCAATCCACTGAACCGCAACCCCACCTACCAGCCCATCCCCAACCCAGACCTGGCGATCCGACGCAACACGCTGCAGTACCTCGTGTGGGACTCGTTCTCCGCGGGCAGGTCGCCCTTCTACTCCGCGAGGATGCGCCGCTACGTCGAGCGCTACAACGGCCGCGCCATCCACACGGAGTCGGTGTCCGTGCGCGGACGCGACGGGGAGACGGTGACCAAACCGGTCATCATCGTCTACGAGGTGCGGCCATGA